A window of the Vicinamibacteria bacterium genome harbors these coding sequences:
- a CDS encoding DUF4388 domain-containing protein yields the protein MMEVPVEPQFNLLASEGSLSQVALAEVLKTVALNELSGTLEVSSGRVAKSVYFDRGFVVFAGSNADTDRLGHLLVRRGRITEDDLAAALSLVGERRRIGEALVGKGFLSEDELGEALAYQARAIVSSLFAAEGTYRFEEQECPIALDLRLSLSIYRIQLEGVRLMTNGELIGKSLPSLDTELVLSSCPPFSFEDVRFLPEELLVMEAAQKKRPVEGILQRVPKKRSTVLRTVYGLLSAGVLETVADRTVTPLKVQEETGTFLLSQIDSEADAVQTVDERQQLLLAFENTEHASACELLGVAPDASEEEIRRAYVIRQEEWESEQRKFQSEETLFLKVEEIRARLDRAKAKLLEERAPVAGTPKSTVAAFRSVEDRDEVKRLLKEVKLRKIVNDREGVISFLYEIVKLAPQNAKFEAMLAQALASHPVMRAKAERHFRKALSLDPQNAELHYLLGRYYLSFDMKNRALAEFKTALRIDPRLSQARSALVDLKASDDTSLQRKLKQLFA from the coding sequence ATGATGGAAGTACCCGTAGAACCCCAGTTCAATCTTCTTGCGAGTGAGGGATCGCTTTCCCAAGTGGCCTTGGCGGAAGTGCTCAAGACTGTTGCGCTCAACGAGCTGAGCGGAACGCTCGAGGTGAGCTCGGGCCGTGTCGCGAAATCCGTCTATTTCGACCGAGGATTCGTGGTCTTTGCGGGAAGTAACGCGGATACCGATCGGCTCGGCCATCTACTGGTCCGGAGAGGACGCATTACCGAGGACGACCTCGCTGCCGCTTTGAGTCTCGTTGGAGAAAGACGTCGAATCGGGGAGGCCCTGGTGGGCAAGGGATTTCTCAGCGAGGACGAGCTCGGCGAGGCATTGGCCTATCAGGCCCGCGCGATCGTCTCCTCTCTTTTCGCCGCCGAGGGCACGTATCGTTTCGAGGAGCAGGAATGCCCGATCGCTCTGGATCTCCGGTTGAGCCTTTCGATCTATCGGATCCAGCTCGAGGGAGTCCGGCTCATGACGAATGGGGAGCTCATCGGAAAATCGCTTCCTTCGCTCGATACCGAGTTAGTGCTCTCCTCCTGCCCTCCGTTCAGCTTCGAAGATGTTCGCTTCCTTCCCGAGGAGCTTCTGGTGATGGAGGCGGCACAAAAGAAACGACCGGTGGAAGGCATTCTGCAACGGGTTCCCAAGAAACGCAGCACCGTTCTCCGAACCGTCTATGGACTTCTGTCCGCAGGCGTTCTGGAGACGGTGGCCGATCGGACGGTTACCCCGCTCAAGGTGCAGGAGGAAACCGGCACGTTCCTGCTTTCCCAGATCGATAGTGAAGCGGATGCCGTTCAGACGGTCGACGAGAGGCAGCAGCTGCTCCTCGCTTTCGAGAACACCGAGCACGCCTCCGCCTGCGAGCTTCTCGGCGTGGCACCGGATGCCTCGGAGGAGGAAATCCGCCGGGCCTACGTGATCAGACAAGAAGAGTGGGAGTCCGAGCAAAGGAAGTTCCAAAGCGAGGAAACCCTCTTTCTCAAGGTAGAGGAAATCCGGGCGAGACTCGACCGCGCGAAGGCCAAGCTCCTGGAAGAACGGGCACCTGTCGCCGGAACCCCGAAATCCACGGTAGCGGCATTCCGTTCCGTCGAAGACCGGGACGAAGTCAAACGCCTCTTGAAAGAGGTGAAACTGAGAAAGATCGTCAACGACAGGGAAGGCGTGATCTCGTTCCTGTACGAGATCGTGAAGCTCGCTCCTCAGAATGCGAAGTTCGAGGCCATGCTGGCCCAAGCCCTCGCGTCACATCCGGTGATGAGAGCCAAGGCGGAGCGGCACTTCAGAAAGGCGCTGTCGCTCGATCCGCAGAACGCAGAGCTCCACTATCTCCTCGGCCGCTACTACTTGTCGTTCGACATGAAGAATCGCGCGCTCGCCGAGTTCAAGACCGCCCTGCGCATCGACCCGAGGCTCTCGCAGGCGAGAAGCGCACTCGTCGATCTCAAGGCGAGCGACGATACGTCGCTCCAGCGCAAGCTGAAACAGCTCTTCGCTTAG
- a CDS encoding valine--pyruvate transaminase has protein sequence MKRSRFGAKFTRESGILRLMNDLGEAASADSPVLALGGGNPARIPEVESLFRKRVRNALDSGDELERLIGSYDSPRGNREFIEALARLLKNQFAWKLADSNIALTSGSQTSFFFLFNLLAGQSEDGCRRRIFFPLAPEYIGYGDVGIEPDMFVSRRPEIELIPPDLFKYHIDFEALSLGDDVAAICVSRPTNPTANVLTGGELARLSELARGRAIPLIVDNAYGTPFPDIVFNDAEPVWDENVILTMSLSKLGLPGARTGIVIADEETIRAISTLNAIVSLAPGSFGAFLALELVKSGEILDVARRVVRPFYERKSRQALEWVRESFRGLPYRVHVPEGTFFLWLWFEGMPISSQDLYERLKARNVLVVPGHHFFPGLEEDWRHRNECIRINYAGSDPVVRRGLGLVAEEIRAAFR, from the coding sequence GTGAAGCGTTCTCGGTTCGGCGCGAAGTTCACGCGGGAGTCGGGAATACTCCGGCTCATGAACGATCTCGGAGAGGCCGCTTCTGCCGATTCCCCGGTCCTTGCGCTAGGTGGCGGCAATCCGGCACGAATCCCCGAGGTCGAGAGCCTCTTCAGAAAGCGGGTTCGAAACGCTCTCGACTCCGGTGACGAGCTCGAGAGGCTCATCGGGAGCTACGATTCGCCTCGGGGGAATCGAGAGTTCATCGAAGCCCTCGCCCGTCTGTTGAAGAACCAGTTTGCCTGGAAGCTCGCGGATTCCAACATCGCTTTGACGAGCGGGAGCCAGACCTCCTTCTTCTTCCTCTTCAACTTGCTCGCGGGGCAAAGTGAGGACGGGTGCCGTCGCCGAATATTCTTTCCCCTCGCCCCCGAATACATTGGTTACGGCGATGTAGGTATCGAGCCCGACATGTTTGTTTCGCGCAGGCCAGAGATCGAGCTCATTCCCCCCGACCTCTTCAAGTACCACATCGATTTCGAGGCCCTTTCCCTGGGCGACGACGTCGCCGCCATCTGTGTCTCGCGACCGACGAACCCGACCGCCAACGTTCTGACCGGAGGGGAGCTCGCCCGGCTTTCCGAGCTGGCTCGCGGCCGGGCGATTCCCCTCATCGTTGACAACGCCTACGGGACTCCTTTTCCCGACATCGTCTTCAATGACGCCGAGCCAGTCTGGGACGAGAACGTGATCCTGACGATGAGCCTCTCGAAGCTGGGACTTCCCGGAGCTCGCACGGGCATCGTGATCGCCGACGAGGAGACGATTCGAGCGATATCGACCTTGAACGCCATCGTCTCGCTGGCGCCAGGTAGCTTCGGCGCGTTTCTAGCCCTCGAGCTCGTCAAGAGCGGTGAGATACTCGACGTGGCTCGACGGGTCGTTCGCCCATTCTACGAGCGCAAGTCGCGGCAAGCGCTCGAGTGGGTGCGTGAGTCCTTCAGAGGACTTCCTTACCGTGTTCACGTGCCCGAAGGGACCTTCTTCCTCTGGCTCTGGTTCGAAGGCATGCCGATCTCGTCGCAGGACTTGTACGAAAGGCTCAAAGCTCGCAACGTTCTCGTCGTGCCCGGTCACCACTTCTTTCCCGGCCTCGAAGAGGACTGGCGCCATCGCAACGAGTGCATCCGGATCAATTACGCCGGGAGCGATCCCGTCGTGCGCCGCGGGCTAGGCCTCGTTGCCGAAGAGATCCGCGCGGCGTTTCGCTGA
- a CDS encoding tetratricopeptide repeat protein, translated as MSVARVLHGLLLASLLASPGFGAVKKFEWSTQSAEAKALITELQARIENFQLGAGTVDVARKLVAADPNFAMGVYYLSAVVPSPEAEEQLERAVELSRAASDGERRFIEAMSLARANGGANFQAAIDPLEKLAFDYPDERLVQMILGQIYLGTQNGEKARSAFERAQAIGPPSQRARSFLANDDLMQGEYEKARASFESIEKELPEGAAPAPIRYGVTFSYLYEDNVDAAIESLETYLAEYRDSGAAQGFPEVFIWNSIARISLENGRLAKAMDAYEKGYESVPGSSLPEDQKQLWLGRLLHGRCRVLSKMGKHEEAWGVAEEIRKMIEDGGEGAQQYLTAYHYLVGYLMLEKGETQKAVEHLKQGNTDDPFQTLLLARAYDRLGEEDKARSAYQSVVDSSANGLERALAYTEAKRRLAEI; from the coding sequence ATGAGCGTAGCACGCGTACTGCACGGGCTCTTGCTTGCGAGTCTTCTCGCGTCCCCTGGCTTTGGAGCAGTGAAGAAGTTCGAATGGAGCACCCAGTCGGCCGAGGCGAAAGCGCTCATCACCGAGCTTCAGGCTCGGATCGAGAATTTCCAGCTGGGAGCCGGCACCGTCGACGTTGCCAGAAAGCTCGTGGCGGCCGATCCGAATTTCGCGATGGGAGTCTATTACCTGTCGGCGGTCGTGCCCTCGCCCGAGGCGGAAGAGCAGCTCGAACGGGCGGTGGAGCTTTCCAGGGCCGCATCGGATGGGGAGCGCCGGTTCATCGAAGCGATGTCCTTGGCTCGGGCGAACGGCGGGGCGAACTTTCAGGCTGCCATCGATCCCCTGGAGAAGCTCGCCTTTGACTACCCGGACGAGCGGCTCGTCCAGATGATCCTCGGGCAGATTTATCTTGGCACACAGAATGGCGAGAAGGCGCGCAGCGCGTTCGAGAGGGCGCAGGCCATCGGACCACCGAGCCAGCGTGCCCGTTCGTTTCTCGCCAACGACGACCTGATGCAGGGCGAATACGAGAAGGCGCGGGCTTCGTTCGAGTCCATCGAAAAAGAGCTGCCGGAGGGCGCGGCTCCCGCGCCCATTCGCTACGGTGTGACTTTCAGCTACCTCTACGAGGACAATGTCGACGCGGCGATCGAATCTCTCGAGACCTATCTCGCCGAGTACCGTGACAGCGGGGCAGCGCAAGGCTTCCCCGAAGTGTTCATCTGGAACTCGATCGCCCGCATCAGCCTCGAGAACGGGCGCCTGGCCAAGGCGATGGATGCCTACGAGAAAGGCTACGAGAGCGTGCCGGGAAGCAGCCTGCCCGAGGATCAGAAACAGCTCTGGCTCGGCCGCCTGCTCCATGGCCGCTGCCGCGTTCTGTCGAAAATGGGAAAGCACGAGGAGGCCTGGGGCGTTGCCGAGGAAATCCGGAAGATGATCGAGGATGGCGGCGAGGGAGCCCAGCAGTATCTCACGGCGTATCATTATCTCGTCGGCTACTTGATGCTGGAAAAAGGAGAGACTCAGAAGGCGGTTGAGCATCTGAAGCAGGGCAACACCGACGACCCCTTCCAAACGCTCCTTCTCGCTCGCGCCTACGATCGTTTGGGTGAGGAAGACAAGGCAAGAAGCGCTTACCAGTCGGTCGTGGACTCCAGCGCCAACGGTCTGGAGCGCGCGCTCGCCTATACCGAAGCGAAACGTCGACTCGCGGAGATCTGA
- a CDS encoding winged helix-turn-helix domain-containing protein has translation MARLTLDDDGFRLDEGSHELCRGSRRIRLAEKPFRVLLALKKADGSVVTRDVLRKRLWSDDTFVDFDNNLNSAVTSLRRALGDSAAAPRYIETIPRVGYRLLARKRSLGSRRSLALWAVGTVLMTIAVAGVSMWSRPDAPESAALSPARPQALSLIRRGKYLHARYLTGRGNEDLLAARAAFREAFALDPGHAMALAEEGDVLMDMSFAGLIVFRDGVTQARAVSERALSVEPENVPALRVMAMAALFLDWDLAASRKWLDRATAGASAQDARTALAAATYFSAAGDHEAAIAEAERAVALDPAAYYVRADLAFFYLAAGLNERAAEEATRVIEVAPEFPPAHVFAVLANERLARWDEAAQSAQVLLHMGWAPGTEPERIDGAEPKDVVAFWRHWDLERIRTRAEAVSAGELALSLGLRHAALGNRAQALDHLELAFAHRAPLLVFLPSFPELYTLRSEPRFEKLLQRVHRGGIGSALSAPDIRSPLFPGAALVDVE, from the coding sequence ATGGCTCGACTGACGCTCGACGACGACGGATTCCGCCTCGACGAGGGCTCGCACGAGCTGTGTCGAGGCAGCCGTCGCATTCGCCTGGCGGAGAAACCGTTTCGCGTGCTGCTCGCCCTCAAGAAGGCGGACGGCTCCGTCGTGACGCGGGACGTGCTCCGGAAGCGGTTATGGTCGGACGATACATTCGTCGATTTCGACAACAACCTCAACAGCGCGGTGACGAGCTTGCGGAGGGCGCTAGGCGATTCGGCGGCCGCACCGCGATACATCGAGACCATCCCCCGGGTGGGCTACCGGCTGTTGGCGCGAAAGCGGTCGCTCGGCAGCCGCCGGTCGCTGGCCCTCTGGGCGGTCGGCACGGTTTTGATGACAATCGCCGTTGCTGGCGTTTCGATGTGGTCGCGTCCGGATGCACCAGAGTCAGCCGCCCTGTCTCCGGCGAGGCCGCAAGCTCTGTCGTTGATCCGTCGTGGCAAGTATCTCCACGCGCGGTATCTCACGGGACGCGGCAACGAAGACCTTCTCGCCGCGCGCGCGGCGTTTCGGGAGGCTTTCGCTCTCGACCCCGGGCACGCAATGGCGTTGGCCGAGGAAGGGGACGTGCTGATGGACATGAGCTTCGCCGGGCTCATCGTCTTTCGCGACGGCGTGACGCAAGCGCGTGCGGTGTCCGAGCGTGCGCTTTCGGTCGAGCCGGAGAACGTCCCCGCGCTTCGGGTCATGGCGATGGCGGCGTTGTTTCTCGACTGGGATCTTGCCGCTTCCCGCAAATGGCTCGACCGCGCCACCGCTGGCGCATCGGCGCAAGATGCGCGAACCGCGCTCGCCGCGGCGACTTACTTTTCCGCCGCCGGCGACCACGAAGCGGCGATCGCGGAGGCCGAGCGCGCCGTTGCTCTCGATCCGGCCGCTTACTACGTTCGCGCCGATCTCGCGTTCTTCTATCTGGCGGCCGGACTGAACGAGCGCGCTGCGGAAGAGGCAACGCGGGTCATCGAGGTCGCGCCGGAGTTCCCGCCCGCCCACGTGTTCGCCGTTCTCGCCAACGAGCGCCTGGCGCGCTGGGACGAAGCCGCGCAATCGGCGCAGGTTTTGCTGCACATGGGCTGGGCGCCAGGGACCGAACCGGAGCGCATCGACGGCGCAGAGCCCAAAGACGTCGTTGCGTTCTGGCGCCACTGGGACCTGGAGCGTATTCGCACACGGGCTGAGGCCGTCTCCGCGGGTGAGCTCGCCCTGTCGCTCGGCCTGCGCCATGCCGCGCTCGGCAATCGAGCCCAGGCTTTGGATCACCTCGAGCTGGCATTCGCACATCGAGCGCCCTTGCTCGTCTTTTTACCCTCCTTCCCAGAGCTCTACACCTTGCGGTCGGAGCCGCGCTTCGAGAAGCTGCTGCAACGAGTTCACCGAGGTGGAATCGGCTCAGCGTTGTCGGCGCCAGATATACGTTCTCCGCTCTTTCCAGGTGCCGCTCTCGTCGACGTCGAATGA